GGCAATATTTCTACAATGTGCCGCAGATGGAGAAGCAGCGCGCCCAGCAGGCTCAGACCGAGCTCCAGAAGGGCACGCCGCAGCCGAGCGCGTCTGCGACGCCGGGCGCCGCGCCGCAGCCTGGCGCGGCCCAGCCGTCGACGCCGGCGGTGACCCAGGTCCAGCCGGTCGTGTCCCGCGACGCCGCGATTGCAGCCAGCCCGCGCGTGAAGATCGAGACGCCGCGCATCGTCGGCAGCATCTCACTGAAGGGCGGCCGCATCGACGACATCGCGCTGGTGCAATATCGCGAGACGGTCGATCCGAAATCGCCGCCGATCGTCCTTTATTCGCCCTCGGGCACGGCGGAGCCCTATTACGCCGAGTTCGGCTGGGTGGCGGCGACCGGCGTGACGGCGAAGATGCCGGACGCCCAGACCGTCTGGCAGCAGGAGGGCGGCGGCAGCCTGACGCCGTCGACGCCCGTGCTGCTGAAATGGGACAATGGCGACGGCCTGACCTTCCGCCGCACCATCGCCGTCGACGACCATTATCTCTTCACCCTCAAGGACGAGGTGAGCAATGTCGGCAACGCGCCCGTCACGCTCTATCCGTTCGCGCTGATCTCGCGCCATGGCGCGCCGCATGTCTCGGGCTATTACATCCTGCATGAGGGCCTGATCGGCTATCTCGGCGAACACAGGCTGCAAGAATACGCCTACAGCAAGATCGACGAAGCCAAGCAGGTGAACTTCAAGGCCACCAATGGCTGGCTCGGCATCACCGACAAATACTGGGCTTCCGCGCTGCTGCCGGACACCAATGCCCAGCTCCAGGCGCGTTTCTCGTCGAACCCGGTCGGGAAGGTCCATACCTACCAGACCGACTACCTGCTCGATCCTGTCACCGTCGCGATCGGCGGCACCGCGACGGCGCACGCGCGGCTGTTTGCAGGCGCCAAGGAAGCCGGCGTGGTCGGCATCAATTTCCCGCTCGCAGGCCTCGGCGGCTACAACAAGGAGCTCGGCCTCAACCAGTTCGACCTGCTGATCGACTGGGGCTGGTTCTACTTCCTCACCAAGCCGATGTTCCTCGGCCTCGACTTCTTCTTCCGCTTCTTCGGCAATTTCGGCATCTCGATCCTGCTCGTGACGGTGATCGTGAAGCTGTTGTTCTTCCCACTGGCGAACAAGTCCTACGCCTCGATGGCGAAGATGAAGTCGATCCAGCCGCAGCTGATGGCGCTGAAGGAGCGTTATCCCGACGACAAGGTGAAGCAGCAGCAGGAGATGATGGAGATCTACCGCAAGGAGAAGATCAACCCGGTCGCCGGCTGTCTTCCCGTGCTGATCCAGATCCCGGTATTCTTCGCGCTCTACAAGGTCCTGTTCGTCACAATCGAGATGCGGCACGCACCGTTCTACGGCTGGATCAAGGATCTCTCGGCGCCCGATCCGACTAATCTGTTCAACCTGTTCGGGCTGCTCCCGTTCGATCCGACCACGATTCCGGTTTTCGGCTATTACCTCGCGCTCGGCATCTGGCCGATCATCATGGGCATCACGATGTGGTTCCAGATGAAGCTGAACCCGACGCCGCCGGATCCGACGCAGCAGATGATCTTCAACTGGATGCCGCTGATCTTCACCTTCATGCTGGCGGGCTTCCCGGCGGGTCTCGTGATCTACTGGGCCTGGAACAATCTGCTGTCGGTGATCCAGCAGAGCTACATCATGCGTCGCAATGGCGTGAAGGTGGAGCTGTTCGACAATCTCAAGGCGACCTTCGCGAAGAAGGCGACGTAGTTTCACACGAGCGTGCCCGGTTATGCGGGCGCAAATGCCTCCACATCGTCATGCCCGGGCTTGTCCCGGGCATCCACGTTTTGGAAGCTCGCCCAGTAACAAGACGTGGATGGCCGGGACATTTGGTTGAAAGCCGCGCTTCGCGCTTTTGCCCGGCCACGACGAGAGGATAGGTCCTTCTCATGAACGAGAAGAACGACGACAAGGATGCGAAGCTGATCGAGGCCGGGCGCAAGCTGTTCGCCCGCGACTGGCAGTTCATCTGGGCCTCGCCCTCGATCCAGACGCTGCCGCCGATGGCGGGGCTGGAGGTCGCCTTTGCCGGACGCTCCAATGTCGGCAAGTCGAGCCTGATCAACGCGCTCACTGGCCGCAACGCGCTCGCGCGCACCTCGCATACGCCTGGCCGCACCCAGGAGCTGATCTTCTTCGAGGTCCCGGGGAAGACCGACCTGCGCCTCGTCGACATGCCCGGCTACGGCTATGCCAAGGCCCCCAAGAGCCAGGTCGCGTCCTGGACCGAGCTGATCCACAAATTCCTGCTGGGACGTGCCTCACTGGCGCGCGTCTACGTGCTGATCGACGCGCGGCACGGCATCAAGGACGTCGATCTCGAAGTCCTGAAGACGCTCGACCGCTCCGCGGTCAGCTATCAGATCGTGCTGACCAAGACCGACCAGGTGAAGGCCGCCGAACTGCAGTCGCGCATCGCCGAAACGGAGGCCGCACTGGCCAAGCATCCCGCCGCGTTCCCGAACGTGCTCGCGACGTCGTCACGCAGCTCGACTGGCATGGAGAGCTTGCGCGCGGCAATGGCGAAGCTGCTGGAGGAGCGGGCCTCGTGACGGCGGCGC
The nucleotide sequence above comes from Bradyrhizobium sp. NDS-1. Encoded proteins:
- the yihA gene encoding ribosome biogenesis GTP-binding protein YihA/YsxC, with translation MNEKNDDKDAKLIEAGRKLFARDWQFIWASPSIQTLPPMAGLEVAFAGRSNVGKSSLINALTGRNALARTSHTPGRTQELIFFEVPGKTDLRLVDMPGYGYAKAPKSQVASWTELIHKFLLGRASLARVYVLIDARHGIKDVDLEVLKTLDRSAVSYQIVLTKTDQVKAAELQSRIAETEAALAKHPAAFPNVLATSSRSSTGMESLRAAMAKLLEERAS
- the yidC gene encoding membrane protein insertase YidC, which translates into the protein MTDNRNTILAVILSGLVLIAWQYFYNVPQMEKQRAQQAQTELQKGTPQPSASATPGAAPQPGAAQPSTPAVTQVQPVVSRDAAIAASPRVKIETPRIVGSISLKGGRIDDIALVQYRETVDPKSPPIVLYSPSGTAEPYYAEFGWVAATGVTAKMPDAQTVWQQEGGGSLTPSTPVLLKWDNGDGLTFRRTIAVDDHYLFTLKDEVSNVGNAPVTLYPFALISRHGAPHVSGYYILHEGLIGYLGEHRLQEYAYSKIDEAKQVNFKATNGWLGITDKYWASALLPDTNAQLQARFSSNPVGKVHTYQTDYLLDPVTVAIGGTATAHARLFAGAKEAGVVGINFPLAGLGGYNKELGLNQFDLLIDWGWFYFLTKPMFLGLDFFFRFFGNFGISILLVTVIVKLLFFPLANKSYASMAKMKSIQPQLMALKERYPDDKVKQQQEMMEIYRKEKINPVAGCLPVLIQIPVFFALYKVLFVTIEMRHAPFYGWIKDLSAPDPTNLFNLFGLLPFDPTTIPVFGYYLALGIWPIIMGITMWFQMKLNPTPPDPTQQMIFNWMPLIFTFMLAGFPAGLVIYWAWNNLLSVIQQSYIMRRNGVKVELFDNLKATFAKKAT